From Paenibacillus sp. GP183, one genomic window encodes:
- the fliB gene encoding flagellin lysine-N-methylase, which yields MSSKKRPLLVPQYMNQFSCIGSACEDSCCVGWRVSIDDSSYKKYNRVQDKEMKSLLDKNVTRVRSNSSSENYAKIKMDDKGCCAFLTEDKLCTIQSKLGEEYLSNVCSTYPRVSNRVNGMLEKSATMSCPEAARLALLDPDGIKFDEIEESSEIRNMIGKTMDTHDKRMMNKPQRYFWELRIFTIQVIQNREYMLSERLIILGMFYNKLQDHISNHEIHEIPQLIASYTNMMSGGALRDLLTDIPAQKVIQMEILKELADERIIRGITSNRYLECFIEFLHGIQYTEEASVDEIAERYQEAYDQYYQPFMKEHEYILENYLVNQVYKNMFPFGDYPTVFDEYIMLVIHHALIKMHLIGLAGFHKGMDIELAIKLIQSFAKTVEHNKLYLKQVYDLLHKNGYTSLPYMTIFIKN from the coding sequence CGTGTAAGTATAGATGATTCTTCTTATAAGAAATATAACAGAGTGCAGGATAAAGAGATGAAGTCTTTACTAGATAAAAATGTTACCCGAGTGAGATCCAATTCAAGCTCGGAGAATTATGCCAAGATTAAAATGGATGACAAAGGCTGTTGCGCTTTTCTCACAGAGGATAAGCTTTGCACCATTCAATCAAAGTTAGGGGAGGAATATCTCTCTAACGTATGCAGTACCTATCCAAGGGTGAGCAACCGGGTGAACGGGATGTTAGAGAAGTCGGCAACGATGTCTTGCCCCGAGGCCGCCCGCCTTGCTTTGTTAGATCCAGATGGGATTAAATTTGATGAAATTGAAGAATCCTCGGAAATTCGCAATATGATTGGAAAAACTATGGATACCCATGATAAGCGAATGATGAATAAACCTCAGCGGTATTTTTGGGAGTTGCGTATTTTTACCATTCAAGTAATACAAAATCGAGAGTATATGCTATCTGAACGGCTTATCATTTTGGGGATGTTCTACAACAAGTTGCAAGACCACATTTCAAATCATGAAATTCATGAAATCCCTCAACTTATTGCTTCGTACACCAATATGATGTCGGGTGGGGCATTACGAGATCTACTTACTGATATTCCTGCGCAAAAGGTTATCCAAATGGAAATTCTCAAAGAGCTTGCAGATGAACGGATCATTCGGGGTATAACGAGTAATCGCTATCTGGAATGCTTTATCGAGTTTTTACACGGTATTCAATACACAGAAGAAGCATCCGTAGATGAAATTGCTGAACGCTACCAAGAGGCGTATGATCAATACTATCAGCCATTCATGAAAGAACATGAGTATATTCTAGAGAACTATCTAGTCAACCAAGTATATAAAAACATGTTTCCCTTTGGAGATTATCCGACCGTTTTTGATGAATATATCATGCTGGTTATCCATCACGCCTTGATTAAAATGCACCTTATTGGTTTGGCTGGATTCCATAAAGGGATGGATATAGAACTGGCAATTAAGCTGATTCAGTCCTTTGCTAAGACTGTAGAGCACAATAAATTGTACCTAAAGCAAGTCTATGACTTACTTCATAAAAATGGATACACAAGTCTTCCGTATATGACTATTTTTATAAAGAATTAA